A stretch of Cucurbita pepo subsp. pepo cultivar mu-cu-16 unplaced genomic scaffold, ASM280686v2 Cp4.1_scaffold000189, whole genome shotgun sequence DNA encodes these proteins:
- the LOC111784337 gene encoding uncharacterized protein LOC111784337: MATQPANAADMLPVDAIAIQPANNPQPDRGASWLKDFRRYNPHPFVSSKEDPTAAHMWIANMETTFESMRCPDEHKVACAAYVLQKDAEVWWSDNKQSINPGEGITTLETFKEAFLKYYYPKETRIKKQQEFNHLTQGDRTVDQYDQESMRLRRFAPSLADTEEK, encoded by the coding sequence ATGGCCACGCAACCAGCCAACGCGGCGGACATGCTACCAGTGGATGCGATAGCTATACAACCGGCCAACAACCCGCAACCGGACAGGGGTGCGAGTTGGTTAAAGGATTTCAGACGGTATAACCCCCATCCATTTGTCAGTTCAAAGGAAGATCCCACAGCGGCTCATATGTGGATTGCAAACATGGAAACGACCTTTGAATCAATGAGATGCCCTGATGAACATAAGGTGGCGTGTGCGGCGTATGTATTACAAAAAGATGCAGAAGTGTGGTGGTCGGACAATAAACAGAGTATCAACCCGGGTGAGGGGATTACAACGTTGGAAACATTTAAGGAAGCCTTTCTGAAGTATTATTATCCAAAGGAAACCCGTATAAAGAAACAACAAGAGTTTAATCACTTAACCCAAGGAGATCGCACGGTGGATCAGTATGATCAGGAGTCCATGAGATTAAGAAGGTTTGCACCGTCATTAGCTGACACGGAAGAGAAATAG